In Senegalia massiliensis, the genomic window AAGATATATTTCACGAGCAATATATGTTATTCTATTTAAGTCCCCCTCTATATTTCCTTTATATAAATCAAAATAATTACCTAAAGAAAATATTAACTTATCTGATTGTTTAAGTGAATTTATTTTTTCTTTTTTTCCTACAGCTATTGTTAGATTGTTTAAATGGTTTTCAGTTTGACTTATAGTATCAGTATTTATACCTTTCTCCATGGCCTTTACCTTGTATTTACCCCAATTAGTATGTATCTTTTCTATTGTCTTTGATAAATCCATCCAATTTTTCTCTATTTTTTCATATTTCTTTATCTTTTCTTCTTCTTTTTTTTCTTCGTAAGTTTTTTCTTCAGGTGGTATTACTGACTGGGGATTTTCTGAACCTTGTGAGCCTCCTGACTGCCCCTCTGATTGTCCTCCCGAGCTTGAGTCTGAGCCTTGGCCTTGTTGTTGAGAATCTTGTTCTTTTTCAGAGTCTTCTTCTTCTTTTTTGTCTTTTTCTTCTACAAATATAGGTTTTTCTTCCTCTTTCATTATTTTTTCTATCTCTTCTATGACTTTACCAACATTCTCTTGAACCTGTGTTAATTCTTCAGGTATTTTTTCTTTATTTTCTTTCATTTCAGTGCTTTCTTCTTTTTTTGTACAAGAAGAAAGTAAAAACAAAATTATTAAACACAATATTAATACTTTTCTTTTCATAAATAATCACCTCAAAACTAGTATTTCCAGAGGTGATTATTTATATCCTAAAACGACTATATTCTATAAAATTTGAAATATATTTTGCTGTTTTTCTTCTTTTATGAATTTCAAAATGATTGTATGGTAAAACAATAAAATCATCAATATCTTCATATTTAACAGAGTCTACACTTACTTTACCATCATTTTCACTTTTAAAAAATGGTTTCGTAATGATTCCAGGTTCATTTCCTGCTATTGCTCCTATATTTATATGAGTACCGTCTAGTGAGCTTATTTTCTTTACATTTTCAGGATGTAAAGATCGTAGAGTCTTAAATATTCGTGGAATGATATAGAAGTACTCAGTAATAAATTCTGCTAGTTCATTACCAGTATTAGGGGTAGCTATTAGTATTATTTTATCTATATATTTTGATAGTTTAGGGTAATCTATTATAAATTTTCTTATAACAAGTCCCCCTGTACTATGACCTGCAAGTGTTATCTTTTCTTCGTTTTTTAATTTCATAATTTTCTCTTCTAAAAACAACTTAAATTCTTCAACTGCCTTATCTATTTCATCGAAAGTAAGTGGAAGATTCACACAAATAGCATCGTATCCTAATTCTTTCATATACTTTTTTAGTCTTCTCATATCTCTATGAGTTCTAAGATAGCCATGTACCAATACTATTTTTTTTTCACTCAAATTATCACTGCTTTCCTATATGAAGTGTTGGTAAAGTATATCCATCATGAATACCAGATATTATTGACTTTTTGCCTACACGTGAATATACTCCGTAAAAATTCTCATTATATATATATAACCCTGTAATATTTTTAAAGTATCTTTCTCGTTTTTCTGATTCAAAATCAATCATTAACGTTTCTGGAGGATTAAAATATTCTTGTAATAAATAGTTATTATTATTATTTTCTTTAATTAGATTTTCCCATTCTTGTTCACTATAATCCTTCCCTACATATACTCCTTTTGAAGCGTATAAATCCATTGGTTTTATGATAAAATTATCTTTATTTTTAATTACTTCATGAACATCTAAATTATCTAAGATAAGCTCTTTAGTATATGGAATATGCTTTTTGATAAATTCTCTTTCATTTTCATCTAAAAATTCTAAAGTTTCCTTCTCTTGTAATATTTTAAATACTATTTTATTATGAATTATTTGTGATTTTATAGGTCCTATTATTTCTGTTTTTCCTTTTTTTATTCCTTTTATAAAATCTTTTATTTTATCTTTATTGTCTAATAAATCTTTTGTTACAAGTCTTCTATATACTATATCAATTTTTTCATTTTCAAAGTATAAATATCCATCTTCATTATATTCTATCTTATCTGGACTTATTATTTCACACCATAACCCTCTTTTTCTAAATCTATCTCGAAATTCAATAAATTCATCCATTGAAGATTTACTTATAAAGTCCACAATAGCTATAGAAGGCTTTTCTTCATGATGATTCTCCATATAAATATTTAAAATTTCATCAATCCATGTTTCAAATAATTCAAATGGATGAAATTCATATCCCCCCCCAAATTGTTTTGCTGCTTTTGTTTCTAAATATATACGAGATAATTCTCTTTCCTCATTCATAGCAGAAGTACCATCTGTATTTATTTCACAAAATTTAAAATAACCATTATAATCATAAAATATATCGAACCTTGCCATAGGAAAAGGGGAACTATAGTTTGTAGGTAAAAGTATAAGTTCATTTAACCACTTAGGAAATCCAAATTTTTTCCTATACTCAGGATCATTTAAAAATTTTTCTATAATCTTTCTAAATATTTGGCTCATTGTTTTTGTTAATTTTTTAAAATTTTCTATATCATTATCTGTATAAAATTTAGGCATATATAAAAAGGGAACTGGTTCCCCTTTATACGTAGCCTTAGAATTTCTTACTTTTTCTTTCATATCAAAATAATCTTTTTGATATTCATCAATATTTTCTAAAATCATATCTCTATATTCTTTGTCTATTATCTTTCTATTCATTTTTCGCCTCCAAAACTATATCATTTAATATATTTTCTTTTATTGCTTGATATAATCCATAATTCATATTTTCTTTTATATTCATAGCTGGTGTTTTTTTCTCACTTATTAATTTTTTTAACGGCATTAAATATCTTTTTTCATATTCATTTAATGAATTATAAGCTAAATTATATATCTTATTTACTATATTATTTAAATTAAAGTCTTCTACATCAGCATTATAACCATATTCCATTATTCTTTTTTTCATTATGCTAATTTTTTTATCATCAAAATCCTTAAAAACATCTAATAATTCATCAATATTTGAATCACTATACATTATTCCCTTCACAAGTGCAACCCCTGCTAAATTCAAAGGAAAAGGTACTGAATCCATCATTCTAACCTCTATAAATCCTTTAACTCTAACATCTGGAAAAAACATAGTTAATATATGTTCAAATTCATCTTTTGAGATATTACATACATCAAAGATATCTTTTGTTTTTTTCTCTTTAGTAAATATAAATTCTCCTTCTTTTTTAATTATTATTGGAGGATTATTTAATATATATTTTGCATAGTCACTATATCCAAAATCTTTATCTAAAGCACCAGTCACAATTTTCGATCTATCATTATCACATTTATTCCATATATCTGTTCTAAGTATATTATTAGGATAGATCTCTTCTTCAAATATAGGACTATTATCAAACATTAAAGAAAGTATAGGAGATAATAAATTTGAAAGTCTAAATTTTCTTTTAAAATCTACTTCATCTCTATAATCTATGGCAACTTGTAGAGCTGCAGTACCTTTCATCATATTATGTGCATACTTCCCTTTGTCTTTAAAATACTCTGACATATATTTATATCTTTCCTTTGGAATAAATTGAATATCTTCTATTTTAGTATTTGGCTGGTATCCCATACACACTATATACTGATTTTTCGTTTCAAGTATAGGTACTATATCATTTAAAAAATTCATATAAATATCTTCTATTTTTTTGATGTCTTTAAAAGGATTAATACTTACTTCAAACTGTGCTCCTGGTTCTAAGGTTATATTTATATTCTTTTTATAAAGTCCCATAAGATAATTATCAGTATAAACTTCATTCCAACCTTTTTCCTTTAACTTAATTAGAGTATCTTCAACTCCTTTTTGTCCAAAATATGGAATTGATTTCAGTGTCTCTTTATCTATTATAAAATGCTCAAACTCTGCACCTATTTTCAATTCTTCTTCTTTTGTATGATTATTATTAAAATACTCTTCGAAATACTTAATTTGTTTGTCTATAAAAAAACTATCCAACTTTCCACCTCATTTAACCCAATTTATCTCCTTTTTCTGTTTCTTTATCTGGAGATATTAACACTACACCATCTTTAGTATATACCCCTAAAACTAATACTTCAGACATAAAATTTGCAATTTGTCTTTTGGGAAAATTTACTACTCCAAGGACATCTTTCCCTATTAAATCATCAAGTGAATATTTTTCTGTAATTTGAGCACTAGATTTTTTTATTCCTATTTTTTCTCCAAAATCTACCCATAATTTATATGATGGATTTCTTGCCTCCTTAAATTCTTCTGCTCTTATTATTTCTCCCACTCTTATATCTAGTTTTAAAAAATCATCTATATTAGCCAAAAAAATCACCCCTATCATTTCCTTTTATTATACCAAAATTTATAGTTAATAGAAAATATTATATATAAATGATAGAATATAATTAAATATATTTTGTAAGGAGGAAAGTTATGAATAAGATTTTTGTCAATGGAAAT contains:
- a CDS encoding tRNA-binding protein, with the translated sequence MANIDDFLKLDIRVGEIIRAEEFKEARNPSYKLWVDFGEKIGIKKSSAQITEKYSLDDLIGKDVLGVVNFPKRQIANFMSEVLVLGVYTKDGVVLISPDKETEKGDKLG
- a CDS encoding glutamate-cysteine ligase family protein; translated protein: MDSFFIDKQIKYFEEYFNNNHTKEEELKIGAEFEHFIIDKETLKSIPYFGQKGVEDTLIKLKEKGWNEVYTDNYLMGLYKKNINITLEPGAQFEVSINPFKDIKKIEDIYMNFLNDIVPILETKNQYIVCMGYQPNTKIEDIQFIPKERYKYMSEYFKDKGKYAHNMMKGTAALQVAIDYRDEVDFKRKFRLSNLLSPILSLMFDNSPIFEEEIYPNNILRTDIWNKCDNDRSKIVTGALDKDFGYSDYAKYILNNPPIIIKKEGEFIFTKEKKTKDIFDVCNISKDEFEHILTMFFPDVRVKGFIEVRMMDSVPFPLNLAGVALVKGIMYSDSNIDELLDVFKDFDDKKISIMKKRIMEYGYNADVEDFNLNNIVNKIYNLAYNSLNEYEKRYLMPLKKLISEKKTPAMNIKENMNYGLYQAIKENILNDIVLEAKNE
- a CDS encoding esterase/lipase family protein, which gives rise to MSEKKIVLVHGYLRTHRDMRRLKKYMKELGYDAICVNLPLTFDEIDKAVEEFKLFLEEKIMKLKNEEKITLAGHSTGGLVIRKFIIDYPKLSKYIDKIILIATPNTGNELAEFITEYFYIIPRIFKTLRSLHPENVKKISSLDGTHINIGAIAGNEPGIITKPFFKSENDGKVSVDSVKYEDIDDFIVLPYNHFEIHKRRKTAKYISNFIEYSRFRI
- a CDS encoding glutathionylspermidine synthase family protein; amino-acid sequence: MNRKIIDKEYRDMILENIDEYQKDYFDMKEKVRNSKATYKGEPVPFLYMPKFYTDNDIENFKKLTKTMSQIFRKIIEKFLNDPEYRKKFGFPKWLNELILLPTNYSSPFPMARFDIFYDYNGYFKFCEINTDGTSAMNEERELSRIYLETKAAKQFGGGYEFHPFELFETWIDEILNIYMENHHEEKPSIAIVDFISKSSMDEFIEFRDRFRKRGLWCEIISPDKIEYNEDGYLYFENEKIDIVYRRLVTKDLLDNKDKIKDFIKGIKKGKTEIIGPIKSQIIHNKIVFKILQEKETLEFLDENEREFIKKHIPYTKELILDNLDVHEVIKNKDNFIIKPMDLYASKGVYVGKDYSEQEWENLIKENNNNNYLLQEYFNPPETLMIDFESEKRERYFKNITGLYIYNENFYGVYSRVGKKSIISGIHDGYTLPTLHIGKQ